Proteins from a genomic interval of Symmachiella macrocystis:
- the aroE gene encoding shikimate dehydrogenase, with amino-acid sequence MICVSIGRTRHKMMQAEYRTLAERGAELVELRLDWLGRLPDLNRLLQDRPCPVVITCRRSEDQGRWRGTEEQRRTILRNAIADGVDYVDLEEDIAGSIPRYGSTKRIVSHHDFEETPQDLWDIHRRLCSHDPDVVKLVTMANSQQDNIRMLQVVQAAKVPTIGFCMGELGLTSRILTGKYGAPFTYATFNSGRAMAPGQLSFSDMKKVYHYDEIDEATEIYGVLGDPIAHSLSPLIHNRAFRTAGLNKAYLPFHVLPSVFKQTLEDFQWLDIKGYSVTLPHKVAAIDVSDACEQSVEEIGAANTLYQDPESGWVAANTDYDAALTTICLGLDPKFDPATDSYEKLMSGRRILILGAGGVARAIAAGLSEAKADVTITNRTQQRAVELAAEFGCREVQWENRGSGFIDILVNCTAVGMHPDVDKSPFQQSWLRDGMLVFDTIYTPERTMLIKEAREHLCKTVTGVEMFVRQAAAQYERFTNTAAPLELMRETLRHKISPAQYDGE; translated from the coding sequence ATGATTTGCGTTAGTATTGGCAGAACCCGTCACAAGATGATGCAGGCCGAGTACCGCACCCTGGCGGAGCGTGGGGCGGAGTTGGTGGAGTTGCGGCTGGATTGGCTAGGGCGACTGCCAGATTTGAATCGGCTGTTGCAGGATCGTCCTTGCCCGGTGGTAATCACTTGCCGCCGCAGCGAAGACCAGGGGCGCTGGCGGGGAACGGAAGAGCAGCGGCGGACGATACTGCGAAACGCCATCGCCGACGGAGTGGATTACGTCGATCTGGAAGAGGATATTGCGGGGAGCATCCCGCGATATGGTTCGACCAAGCGGATCGTCAGCCACCACGATTTTGAGGAAACGCCACAGGATCTGTGGGATATCCATCGTCGGCTCTGCAGCCACGATCCGGATGTCGTGAAGTTAGTCACGATGGCGAATTCGCAGCAGGATAATATCCGAATGTTGCAGGTCGTGCAGGCCGCCAAGGTTCCTACGATTGGTTTTTGCATGGGGGAATTGGGGCTGACCAGCCGGATTTTGACTGGGAAATATGGCGCCCCGTTTACGTATGCGACATTCAATAGCGGCCGTGCTATGGCGCCGGGTCAATTGTCGTTTTCAGATATGAAGAAGGTTTATCATTACGACGAGATCGACGAGGCGACGGAGATTTACGGTGTCTTGGGGGATCCGATTGCGCATAGTTTGAGTCCGTTGATTCACAATCGGGCATTTCGCACAGCGGGTCTGAACAAGGCGTATTTGCCGTTTCATGTGCTGCCCTCGGTGTTTAAGCAAACCTTGGAAGATTTCCAATGGTTGGACATCAAAGGTTATAGCGTGACCTTGCCGCACAAGGTGGCGGCGATTGACGTGTCGGACGCTTGTGAACAATCGGTCGAGGAGATCGGGGCGGCCAATACGTTGTATCAGGATCCGGAATCGGGATGGGTGGCGGCGAATACGGATTACGATGCAGCGTTGACGACGATTTGTTTGGGATTGGATCCCAAATTCGATCCAGCGACCGACAGTTACGAAAAACTGATGTCGGGCCGACGGATTTTGATCCTGGGGGCCGGTGGCGTGGCGCGGGCGATTGCCGCGGGATTGAGCGAGGCGAAGGCAGACGTGACGATTACCAATCGTACGCAACAACGGGCGGTTGAATTGGCAGCGGAATTCGGTTGCCGCGAAGTCCAATGGGAAAACCGTGGCAGTGGCTTTATTGACATCTTGGTGAACTGTACGGCGGTCGGTATGCATCCCGATGTGGATAAGTCGCCGTTTCAACAAAGTTGGCTGCGGGACGGCATGCTGGTTTTTGATACGATTTATACGCCTGAGCGGACGATGTTAATAAAAGAGGCGCGCGAGCATTTGTGCAAAACAGTGACGGGGGTGGAAATGTTTGTGCGGCAAGCAGCGGCGCAGTATGAACGCTTCACCAATACGGCGGCTCCATTGGAGTTGATGCGGGAAACATTGCGGCACAAAATCTCTCCCGCCCAATACGACGGCGAGTGA
- the mutL gene encoding DNA mismatch repair endonuclease MutL — translation MSRIQQLTPAVVNKIAAGEVIERPASVVKEMLENSVDALATRIEVEVAAGGSELIRITDDGEGIHPDDALLTISSHATSKIRSAEDLFSVHTMGFRGEALASIAEVSQFSLRSRQAENPRGFELEVNGGQLSEPKPCGCPVGTTIEVRNLFCNTPVRRKFLKTPATEMGHITEQFTRIALANSRLHLSLRHNRKVIYDLPATEKMIDRLELFYGAELAEKLIWVESEQEGVRLWGYVAHPSQNKSTAKGQYLFLNGRWIQDRSLNHALREAYRGLLMVGRYPITFLFMEVPAESVDVNVHPTKSEVRFRDSQILYRQLLSTLRKKFLSVDLDGRLNVEGEGPREEAPAPTPEIRAEAQRDLVAWAGEQVAAWKPTKSEGTWELAPRSIPLSAAEIEGRETGASETPTADFPAGEMQTRRDAAHNDFHAGERPRAMQVHDCYLVVETEEGIAVIDQHALHERIMYEHLRGRVLADDVESQRLLLPETIELSAGEAGLLLENAELLGQFGLGIEGFGGGTVLLTRYPVMLSRANLRQLILDVVDQLSGSGEKPTRRDLIDELLHMMSCKAAIKAGHRLSPEEIDSLLEQRHLVDDAHHCPHGRPTALVLSRAQLDRQFGRLG, via the coding sequence ATGTCTCGCATTCAACAATTGACTCCGGCGGTGGTGAACAAAATTGCCGCTGGTGAGGTAATCGAGCGGCCGGCGAGCGTGGTCAAGGAAATGCTGGAGAATTCCGTCGATGCGTTGGCGACGCGGATCGAAGTGGAAGTGGCTGCCGGCGGCAGTGAGCTGATTCGGATTACCGATGATGGCGAAGGGATTCATCCCGACGATGCGTTGCTGACGATTAGCAGCCATGCGACGAGCAAGATTCGCTCCGCTGAAGATCTCTTCAGCGTGCATACGATGGGCTTTCGAGGGGAGGCACTGGCGTCGATTGCCGAAGTGAGCCAATTTTCATTGCGAAGCCGACAGGCGGAAAATCCGCGGGGCTTTGAATTGGAGGTGAACGGGGGGCAATTGAGCGAACCGAAACCGTGCGGCTGCCCGGTGGGAACGACGATTGAAGTTCGCAATCTGTTTTGTAATACACCGGTTCGTCGCAAATTCTTAAAAACGCCGGCGACGGAAATGGGGCATATCACTGAACAATTCACGCGGATCGCGCTGGCGAATTCGCGGTTGCATTTGTCGCTACGACACAATCGCAAAGTAATTTATGACTTGCCGGCGACGGAAAAGATGATCGACCGGTTGGAATTGTTCTATGGGGCGGAGTTGGCCGAGAAGTTGATTTGGGTTGAATCGGAGCAGGAGGGAGTGCGACTGTGGGGTTATGTGGCGCATCCCAGCCAAAACAAATCGACCGCTAAGGGGCAGTATTTGTTTCTCAACGGCCGTTGGATTCAGGACCGTTCGCTCAATCATGCGTTGCGGGAAGCGTATCGCGGGTTGTTGATGGTGGGGCGATATCCAATTACGTTTTTATTCATGGAAGTTCCGGCGGAGTCGGTGGATGTAAACGTGCATCCGACGAAATCGGAAGTTCGTTTTCGTGACAGTCAAATTCTGTATCGGCAGTTGTTGTCGACGCTGCGGAAGAAGTTTTTGAGCGTTGATCTCGACGGTCGCTTGAATGTGGAGGGTGAGGGGCCGCGCGAGGAGGCACCGGCGCCGACACCGGAAATTCGGGCGGAGGCGCAGCGGGACCTTGTAGCTTGGGCGGGGGAACAGGTTGCTGCGTGGAAGCCGACAAAGTCAGAAGGGACTTGGGAGCTGGCGCCGCGTTCGATTCCGCTGTCGGCGGCTGAGATTGAGGGACGGGAGACGGGTGCATCCGAAACGCCAACTGCGGATTTTCCGGCGGGGGAGATGCAGACGCGGCGGGATGCGGCGCATAACGATTTCCATGCGGGTGAGCGCCCGCGGGCGATGCAGGTGCACGATTGTTATCTGGTGGTCGAAACCGAGGAGGGGATTGCGGTGATCGATCAGCATGCGCTGCATGAGCGGATCATGTATGAGCATTTGCGGGGGCGGGTGTTGGCCGATGATGTGGAATCACAGCGATTGTTGCTCCCGGAAACCATCGAATTGAGTGCGGGAGAGGCGGGGTTGTTGTTGGAAAATGCAGAGTTGTTGGGGCAATTCGGGCTGGGGATTGAGGGATTCGGCGGCGGGACGGTGTTGTTAACGCGGTATCCGGTCATGCTATCGCGGGCGAATTTGCGACAATTGATTTTGGATGTGGTCGATCAACTGTCGGGATCGGGTGAAAAACCGACGCGGCGGGATTTGATTGACGAGTTGTTGCATATGATGTCCTGCAAGGCAGCGATCAAAGCGGGGCATCGGTTGAGTCCCGAGGAAATCGACAGTCTGTTGGAGCAGCGGCATCTGGTGGATGATGCGCATCATTGTCCGCACGGTCGGCCGACGGCCTTGGTTTTGTCGCGTGCACAGCTGGATCGGCAATTTGGCCGTTTGGGCTAG
- a CDS encoding HEAT repeat domain-containing protein, which produces MCALVVGLNDCDERVRRASADGIRHQVKKFPCCCCKNVVCALASALGDCDRRVRRAAEKALEECGYEVDDCCNCGTSCGQTCCNSCAPAACGAAGAAPAAPAPADANEEAAPAPAPPAEPEAYFPSRIPQRQSQKSHRGLGNLFGLK; this is translated from the coding sequence ATGTGTGCTTTGGTTGTCGGTCTGAATGACTGTGACGAACGCGTCCGGAGAGCTTCCGCCGATGGCATCCGCCATCAAGTGAAGAAGTTCCCTTGCTGCTGCTGCAAGAACGTGGTTTGTGCCTTGGCCAGTGCCCTGGGCGACTGCGACCGGCGTGTTCGCCGCGCTGCGGAAAAAGCCTTGGAAGAATGTGGCTACGAAGTTGACGATTGCTGCAACTGCGGAACCAGCTGTGGCCAAACGTGCTGCAACAGCTGTGCTCCGGCTGCCTGTGGTGCCGCTGGTGCTGCCCCCGCCGCTCCGGCTCCGGCCGACGCGAATGAAGAAGCCGCTCCGGCTCCGGCTCCTCCGGCCGAACCGGAAGCGTACTTCCCCTCGCGGATTCCTCAGCGTCAGTCGCAAAAATCGCATCGCGGTTTGGGCAACTTGTTTGGCCTGAAGTAA
- a CDS encoding Gfo/Idh/MocA family protein, translating to MSAMNRRGFLGTTLVAAGTFASAAPVKAAANDTVGVAVLGAGRGANLAAHFAALPDSQVVAICEVDAARGQKLAERVQAISGKRPPVVADFRTLLDQKDVDALAVATPDHWHAPATILGCAAGKDVYVEKPASHNVAEGRMAVNAARKFDRIVQHGTNLRAAPHYEEAWELLRQGVIGKVLMVKAINNQRRGRLAQRQDEATPAGVDYNMWLGPAEKRAFNRNRFHSSWHWNWEYGTGDIGNDGVHQIDLGRWALGLKAPKSVSAMGAKLGSKGDAQETPDTMVVTWEYDDLLFVYEQRDFTPYRMQGHRLDNDNIFFGDQGYLMIDRDGYRVFHKRGERGPVGGEKWVDSPRHFQNFIDCVKSRDRNELIADIEEGHYSALLCHLGNASFRTGRRLQFDGEAERFVDDEEANRYLTRDYRQGFELPVF from the coding sequence ATGTCTGCGATGAATCGACGCGGTTTTTTGGGAACGACATTGGTGGCGGCGGGGACGTTCGCGTCTGCCGCACCGGTCAAGGCAGCGGCGAATGATACGGTGGGCGTGGCGGTGTTGGGAGCGGGCCGGGGAGCGAACTTGGCGGCGCATTTTGCCGCGTTGCCCGACAGCCAGGTGGTGGCGATTTGCGAAGTGGATGCAGCGCGGGGGCAGAAATTGGCGGAGCGGGTGCAGGCGATTTCCGGGAAGCGTCCGCCGGTGGTGGCTGATTTTCGCACTTTGCTCGACCAGAAGGATGTGGATGCGTTGGCCGTGGCGACACCCGATCATTGGCATGCGCCGGCAACGATCCTGGGGTGTGCGGCGGGAAAAGATGTGTATGTCGAGAAACCGGCATCTCATAACGTCGCTGAAGGACGGATGGCTGTGAACGCGGCTCGCAAGTTTGATCGGATCGTGCAGCACGGTACAAATTTACGCGCGGCTCCGCACTATGAAGAAGCTTGGGAGCTATTAAGACAAGGGGTGATCGGCAAGGTCTTGATGGTCAAGGCGATCAATAATCAACGGCGGGGACGATTGGCGCAGCGGCAGGACGAAGCAACGCCGGCGGGGGTGGATTACAACATGTGGTTGGGGCCGGCTGAGAAGCGGGCGTTCAATCGCAATCGCTTTCACAGCAGTTGGCATTGGAATTGGGAGTACGGCACGGGAGATATTGGTAACGATGGCGTGCACCAAATCGACTTAGGACGCTGGGCTTTGGGTTTGAAGGCTCCGAAGTCCGTTTCGGCGATGGGGGCCAAGCTGGGTTCGAAAGGGGATGCGCAGGAGACGCCCGACACGATGGTGGTGACGTGGGAATATGATGACCTGTTGTTTGTGTATGAACAGCGGGACTTCACACCGTATCGCATGCAAGGACATCGATTGGACAACGACAACATCTTTTTCGGCGACCAAGGGTACTTGATGATCGACCGCGACGGTTATCGCGTGTTTCATAAGAGAGGGGAGCGGGGACCGGTCGGGGGAGAGAAGTGGGTTGATTCGCCGCGGCATTTTCAGAACTTCATCGATTGCGTGAAAAGCCGAGACCGGAACGAATTGATTGCGGATATTGAAGAAGGGCACTATTCGGCGTTGCTCTGCCATTTGGGGAATGCTTCGTTTCGCACAGGACGTCGATTGCAATTTGACGGCGAAGCTGAGCGATTTGTCGACGATGAGGAGGCGAATCGGTATTTGACGCGCGATTACCGGCAGGGCTTTGAATTGCCGGTTTTCTGA
- a CDS encoding 5-formyltetrahydrofolate cyclo-ligase: MSAPTPITKPQIRQQARDARQALDNRHARSQQITDHLHTLPEYQSAHTVMLYVSVREEVATADLINAALETDKQVVIPYCHDGELQLFHLKNRDELTPGAYGIPEPHSELRTQPDRSAATDQLDIILVPGVAFDIHGARCGHGKGYYDKLLQTAKSKTPLIALAFDCQIFRKIPTESHDVFMDKIITESRIYPEA; encoded by the coding sequence TTGTCCGCACCAACACCAATCACCAAACCACAGATTCGCCAGCAAGCCCGCGATGCGCGCCAAGCACTCGACAACCGCCACGCACGCAGCCAACAGATCACCGATCACCTCCATACCCTCCCCGAATACCAATCCGCCCACACCGTGATGCTGTATGTCAGTGTCCGCGAAGAAGTCGCTACCGCCGACCTCATCAACGCTGCATTAGAGACCGACAAACAAGTCGTCATCCCCTATTGCCACGACGGTGAACTGCAATTGTTTCACCTAAAAAACCGTGACGAGCTCACCCCCGGAGCCTACGGCATCCCCGAACCGCACAGCGAACTCCGCACACAGCCCGACCGCAGCGCCGCGACCGATCAACTCGACATCATTCTCGTGCCCGGAGTCGCATTCGATATTCACGGCGCCCGCTGCGGCCACGGCAAGGGGTATTATGATAAACTGCTGCAAACCGCAAAAAGCAAAACGCCACTGATTGCACTAGCGTTCGACTGCCAAATTTTCCGAAAAATCCCCACCGAATCGCACGACGTCTTCATGGACAAGATCATCACCGAGTCTAGGATTTATCCAGAAGCCTAA
- a CDS encoding UbiD family decarboxylase encodes MGYRTLKACTDDLLATGRMIRIEEPVDPNLEAAEIQRRVFAADGPAIYYANVTGSPFPMVSNLFGSMDRVRYIFRDTLDAVSQLVRIKADPSTAARHPWKSFRASPTALSMLPRKVRRGPILEHTTSIDQLPQLKSWPDDGGAFITLPQVYTEHPDTPGIAKSNLGMYRVQLSGGQYQPNAEIGLHYQIHRGIGVHHAAAIRRGEKLRANILVGGPPAMSVAAVMPLPEGLPELYFAGALGGRRVRMVHGAQPLPIPAEIDFCISGYIIPERTLPEGPFGDHLGYYSLAHEFPVFCVEKVYHRDGAIWPFTVVGRPPQEDTLFGALIHEITGPMIPTVLPGVRAVNAVDAAGVHPLLLAIGSERYVPWGGDSAPQEILTQANAILGQGQMSLAKYLLIVAENDAPQLDVNDIPAVFTHLLSRIDWRRDLHFQTQTTIDTLDYSGSGLNRGSKVVMAAAGEPIHKLPTEIPHELNLPDGFTNPRLCLPGVLAITGPTFQSREAVAAFCNHFSADAPINQFPLIVIADDSEFTARTLNNFLWVTFTRSNPAVDIDGIGSYVQDKHWGCHGSLVIDARRKPHHAPPLIEDPNITARVDAFAASGGPLSGIL; translated from the coding sequence ATGGGTTACCGCACACTCAAAGCCTGCACCGATGATCTGCTCGCCACCGGGCGGATGATCCGTATCGAGGAACCGGTTGACCCCAACTTAGAAGCAGCTGAAATCCAGCGCCGCGTCTTCGCCGCCGACGGTCCCGCTATTTACTATGCCAACGTCACCGGCAGCCCGTTTCCCATGGTCAGCAACCTGTTCGGCAGCATGGACCGCGTACGGTATATCTTTCGCGACACGCTCGATGCGGTTTCACAACTTGTCCGCATTAAAGCCGACCCCTCTACCGCTGCCCGGCACCCGTGGAAGTCCTTCCGCGCCAGCCCGACCGCACTCAGCATGCTCCCCCGCAAAGTCCGTCGCGGTCCCATACTCGAGCACACCACCAGTATCGATCAACTTCCGCAACTCAAATCCTGGCCCGATGATGGCGGCGCGTTTATTACCTTGCCGCAAGTCTACACCGAACACCCCGACACGCCCGGCATCGCTAAATCCAACCTGGGCATGTACCGCGTGCAACTCTCTGGCGGCCAATACCAACCCAACGCCGAAATCGGACTGCACTATCAAATCCATCGCGGCATTGGCGTCCATCACGCCGCTGCGATTCGTCGGGGCGAAAAACTGCGGGCGAATATCCTCGTCGGTGGCCCTCCCGCGATGAGCGTCGCCGCTGTAATGCCCCTTCCCGAAGGCCTCCCCGAACTGTACTTCGCCGGCGCGTTAGGCGGCCGACGCGTGCGCATGGTGCACGGCGCACAACCGTTGCCGATCCCCGCCGAAATCGATTTTTGCATCAGCGGCTACATCATCCCCGAGCGTACCCTCCCCGAAGGCCCCTTTGGGGACCACCTGGGATACTACAGTTTAGCGCACGAGTTCCCCGTCTTCTGTGTCGAAAAAGTCTATCACCGCGACGGCGCCATCTGGCCATTCACCGTGGTGGGACGCCCCCCGCAAGAAGATACGCTATTCGGCGCACTGATCCACGAAATCACCGGCCCCATGATCCCCACCGTCCTACCCGGAGTCCGCGCCGTAAACGCCGTCGACGCCGCCGGTGTGCACCCCTTGCTGTTGGCCATCGGCAGCGAACGGTACGTCCCCTGGGGCGGCGACAGTGCTCCGCAGGAAATCCTTACCCAAGCCAACGCCATTCTCGGGCAAGGGCAAATGTCGTTGGCAAAATACCTCTTGATCGTTGCTGAAAACGATGCCCCGCAACTGGACGTCAACGACATCCCCGCTGTCTTTACGCACCTACTCAGTCGTATCGATTGGCGGCGCGATTTGCATTTCCAAACTCAAACCACGATCGACACGCTCGATTATTCCGGCAGCGGCCTGAATCGCGGCTCCAAAGTTGTTATGGCCGCTGCCGGTGAACCGATCCACAAACTGCCCACCGAAATCCCCCACGAATTGAACCTCCCCGACGGCTTCACCAATCCGCGCCTCTGCCTGCCTGGCGTCCTGGCAATCACCGGCCCCACATTCCAATCCCGCGAGGCCGTCGCCGCTTTCTGTAATCATTTTTCCGCCGACGCCCCCATCAATCAATTTCCGCTCATCGTGATCGCCGACGACAGCGAATTCACCGCTCGAACACTCAACAATTTTCTATGGGTCACATTCACACGCTCCAACCCAGCGGTCGACATCGATGGAATTGGCAGTTATGTCCAAGATAAACATTGGGGCTGCCACGGCAGTTTGGTCATCGACGCCCGCCGCAAACCACACCACGCGCCGCCGCTGATTGAAGATCCAAACATCACCGCACGCGTTGACGCGTTTGCCGCTTCCGGGGGTCCCTTAAGCGGAATTCTCTAA
- the rimI gene encoding ribosomal protein S18-alanine N-acetyltransferase, which produces MIRRDMAEVLRIERESFEYHWTEEDFLCCLRQRNCIGMVAEVDGQVVGFMIYELHKTRLHILNFAVAEDFRRQAIGGQMIEKLVSKLSQQRRKEITLEVRETNLPAQLFFQNSDFVAVGVLRDHYEDSAEDAYVMKYRLDPEDAMYNFAPHNRIAKYEKLADGLHEES; this is translated from the coding sequence ATGATTCGGCGAGATATGGCCGAAGTCCTGCGAATCGAACGCGAAAGCTTCGAGTATCATTGGACCGAAGAAGATTTCCTCTGCTGCTTACGTCAGAGGAATTGCATTGGTATGGTCGCCGAAGTCGACGGGCAAGTCGTCGGTTTCATGATCTACGAATTGCACAAAACGCGATTGCACATTCTCAACTTCGCTGTCGCTGAAGATTTTCGCCGCCAAGCCATCGGCGGACAGATGATCGAAAAGCTCGTCAGCAAGCTGTCGCAACAACGACGCAAGGAAATCACTCTGGAAGTCCGCGAGACAAATTTGCCCGCGCAGCTCTTCTTCCAAAACAGCGATTTCGTCGCCGTGGGTGTGCTCCGCGACCACTACGAAGACTCTGCCGAAGATGCCTACGTGATGAAGTACCGCCTCGACCCCGAGGACGCCATGTACAACTTCGCACCGCACAATCGCATCGCCAAATACGAAAAACTCGCCGACGGACTCCACGAAGAATCCTAA
- a CDS encoding ferritin-like domain-containing protein, with the protein MEIRDFAERILQSDSLAEKLRPLDGPATDRIPGPPQRFPLPARPANLKFAGRKEAPAMPAPTAFRDPAKRAVAHHIMANHELQALEVMAFTLCAFPDAPTEFRHGMLPIMADEQRHTRMHAQRLEEFGMTFGDLPVNGYFWLKAQDFQSPLDYLAGLPLTFEAGNLDHTIEFEQAYDSAGDKKGAGIMRAIHQDEIGHVAFGIHWLRAMKPADQTDWDAYIDHLHWPLRPEKAKGKAFQRQPRLDAGLTDEFIDQIQHAGRDDLR; encoded by the coding sequence ATGGAAATACGCGACTTTGCCGAAAGAATTCTGCAGTCCGACAGCCTGGCCGAAAAACTCCGGCCGCTGGACGGCCCTGCGACGGATCGGATCCCCGGCCCTCCGCAGCGTTTTCCGTTGCCCGCCCGCCCGGCCAACCTGAAATTCGCCGGCCGTAAAGAAGCGCCCGCCATGCCCGCGCCGACCGCGTTTCGAGATCCCGCCAAACGCGCCGTCGCCCACCATATCATGGCTAACCACGAACTCCAGGCACTGGAGGTCATGGCATTTACGTTATGCGCCTTTCCCGATGCCCCGACCGAATTTCGCCACGGCATGCTGCCCATCATGGCAGATGAACAACGCCACACCCGCATGCATGCCCAGCGACTCGAAGAATTCGGCATGACGTTCGGAGACCTCCCGGTGAACGGATATTTCTGGCTCAAAGCTCAGGATTTCCAAAGCCCACTCGACTACCTCGCCGGTTTGCCCCTCACCTTCGAGGCGGGTAATCTCGATCACACCATCGAATTCGAGCAAGCCTACGATTCCGCCGGCGATAAAAAAGGCGCCGGAATCATGCGCGCGATTCACCAAGACGAAATCGGCCATGTCGCCTTTGGCATCCATTGGCTACGCGCCATGAAACCAGCCGACCAAACCGACTGGGACGCCTATATTGACCACCTTCACTGGCCGCTCCGCCCCGAAAAAGCCAAAGGCAAAGCCTTCCAACGCCAACCCCGACTCGACGCCGGCCTGACGGACGAATTCATCGACCAGATCCAACACGCCGGTCGTGATGACTTGCGCTAG
- a CDS encoding ArnT family glycosyltransferase, whose protein sequence is MPEFFIGKPFTQRKLGLILALLVLLTVIPRLLLAWQISSICDDGYFYLSVVEMWKQGQTDAALNYLNLNIFPFILWGLESTGLAFPWNFKIWGILISGLTVFPLFGLVRRLFNDRWATIAVLLFAMHPELVKLSVEPIRESTYWFCFILASYLLLRCATSRDNIATPIAAGLATAGAILTRTEGWTLIPLACFWLLSLAPATVSRLRQTQRIVIVLVMIPLCMFAMNLTLLAGYPHWQWGRFDRVPKIVAWMQSQASPANSPQAKTMTAATQSRPLPSHSTAGNDNSSSTPRKIDNRDDEKAIWFEFLNQFSESFEYFNLVLFIVGLTQCHRMLLSRTYAPLLMIAAAILIAVFVMLVQHQNINGRYFLSVLIITLPIQASGAIFLILFIQSIALPTTISHNQKLVVTAGFVLTVSLLFWFEALTSRHKGRVAEATLGKHLCTTFGPFEKVETDRKSGRVGFHTIGKMPNILYNTIQKKFTHPDLLILVRPVRPAHRARAHRCGLTEIPLQDLRQSEFTAFVHPSRIDQSSEPKAQPQIGGENGTPPDPSITSRPEVLR, encoded by the coding sequence ATGCCCGAATTCTTCATAGGGAAGCCCTTCACGCAAAGAAAGCTGGGGCTGATCCTGGCCCTCTTGGTGCTGCTGACCGTCATTCCCCGTCTATTGCTGGCCTGGCAAATCTCGTCAATCTGTGACGATGGATACTTTTATCTGTCGGTCGTCGAGATGTGGAAACAAGGTCAGACGGATGCAGCTCTGAACTATCTGAACCTCAATATCTTCCCGTTTATCTTATGGGGACTAGAAAGTACGGGGCTCGCATTTCCCTGGAACTTCAAGATCTGGGGCATTTTGATCTCCGGTCTCACCGTGTTTCCACTGTTTGGGTTGGTCCGCCGACTATTCAATGACCGTTGGGCCACCATAGCCGTCCTGCTGTTCGCCATGCATCCGGAGTTAGTCAAACTCTCCGTCGAACCGATTCGCGAATCGACCTACTGGTTTTGCTTTATATTGGCGAGTTATTTACTGCTGCGCTGCGCGACATCCCGCGACAACATTGCGACTCCCATCGCCGCCGGCCTCGCCACGGCTGGCGCCATCCTCACGCGTACCGAAGGTTGGACCTTGATCCCGTTGGCCTGCTTCTGGTTGCTCAGCCTAGCTCCTGCAACTGTTTCCCGACTGCGCCAAACCCAACGCATCGTGATCGTTTTGGTCATGATCCCCCTTTGCATGTTCGCCATGAACCTCACACTGCTCGCCGGATACCCCCACTGGCAATGGGGACGATTTGATCGGGTCCCAAAAATTGTCGCATGGATGCAATCACAAGCGTCGCCTGCGAACAGTCCCCAAGCCAAAACAATGACGGCCGCAACGCAGTCCCGCCCACTACCGTCCCACTCCACCGCTGGAAACGACAACTCGTCTAGTACCCCGAGAAAAATCGACAACCGCGACGATGAAAAGGCGATTTGGTTTGAATTCCTCAACCAGTTCAGCGAAAGTTTTGAATATTTCAATCTGGTCTTGTTCATTGTGGGCCTGACGCAATGCCACCGCATGTTGCTGTCGCGCACCTATGCGCCGTTGCTCATGATCGCAGCGGCCATCCTGATCGCCGTGTTTGTCATGCTCGTTCAACACCAGAACATCAATGGACGGTATTTCCTGTCCGTGTTAATCATTACATTGCCCATTCAGGCGTCGGGAGCCATTTTTTTAATTCTGTTCATCCAGTCCATCGCCCTGCCGACGACGATCAGTCACAATCAAAAGCTCGTCGTCACCGCGGGATTCGTGCTCACGGTGTCTCTGTTATTTTGGTTCGAAGCACTCACCAGCCGCCACAAAGGGCGCGTGGCAGAAGCGACTTTGGGAAAACACCTATGCACGACCTTCGGCCCATTTGAAAAAGTCGAAACCGATCGCAAGTCTGGACGCGTCGGATTTCACACAATCGGAAAAATGCCCAACATTCTCTACAATACGATTCAGAAAAAATTCACCCACCCGGATCTGCTCATTTTGGTACGCCCCGTCCGCCCAGCTCACCGCGCACGCGCGCACCGCTGCGGATTAACGGAGATCCCACTGCAGGATTTACGCCAGTCTGAATTCACCGCGTTCGTCCACCCCTCACGAATCGATCAGAGTTCTGAACCGAAAGCACAGCCGCAGATCGGCGGCGAAAACGGCACCCCACCCGATCCATCAATCACCAGTCGGCCGGAGGTCTTGCGCTAG